In the Octadecabacter sp. SW4 genome, one interval contains:
- the arsC gene encoding arsenate reductase (glutaredoxin) (This arsenate reductase requires both glutathione and glutaredoxin to convert arsenate to arsenite, after which the efflux transporter formed by ArsA and ArsB can extrude the arsenite from the cell, providing resistance.): MILWHNPRCSKSRQTLALLEGHAPDVRHYLQDPPTLAELTRVTGLLGGAGTMIRRGESLYKDLGLTNADEATLLAAMAAHPILIERPILLAKGKAALGRPPENVLTIL, translated from the coding sequence ATGATCCTTTGGCACAATCCACGGTGCAGCAAATCGCGCCAGACGCTGGCGCTGCTCGAGGGGCATGCCCCTGACGTGCGGCATTATTTGCAAGACCCGCCGACGCTGGCAGAATTGACCCGGGTCACGGGCCTTTTGGGCGGTGCGGGCACGATGATCCGCAGGGGCGAGTCCCTCTACAAGGACCTCGGCCTGACAAATGCGGATGAGGCCACGCTGTTGGCCGCAATGGCCGCGCATCCCATTCTGATCGAACGTCCGATCTTGCTGGCCAAGGGCAAGGCCGCACTTGGCCGCCCACCTGAAAACGTGCTGACGATCCTTTAA
- a CDS encoding MATE family efflux transporter: MADRAQLTHRRVLNIAVPIVLSNATVPILGTVDTAVVGQMGLAAPIGAVGIGAIILTALYWVFGFLRMGTTGFASQALGRGDLAEGAAILSRALGIALMAGLAIIILQRPLFFLSFLVSPASAEVESLARSYMGIRVWSAPALIAIYAITGWLIAAERTRAVLAIQLWMNGLNIALDLWFVLGFEWGVEGVALATLIAEWSGVALGLWFCRAAFQTPAWRDWSRVTDPTKLRRFAQVNSDILLRSLLLQAIFVSFLFFGARFGDVTLAANHILLLFLNITAYAMDGLAFSAETLVGQALGAGRRAALRRAAVLTSIWGFGVGLVLAVVFLVAGGAIIDIMTTAPEVRAAARIYLPYMILAPILGAAAWMLDGIFIGATRTADMRNMMFISAVIYFAAVLALMPALGNHGLWVGFLISFVARGVTLGWRYPALERAVD; the protein is encoded by the coding sequence ATGGCTGACCGCGCGCAGCTAACCCATCGCCGGGTCCTCAATATTGCCGTGCCGATCGTGTTGTCCAATGCCACCGTGCCGATCCTTGGGACGGTCGATACGGCGGTGGTGGGGCAAATGGGGCTGGCCGCGCCCATTGGCGCTGTCGGGATCGGTGCGATCATTCTGACGGCACTTTACTGGGTGTTCGGGTTTCTGCGCATGGGCACGACCGGCTTTGCCAGTCAGGCGCTGGGCCGGGGCGATCTGGCCGAAGGGGCCGCGATCCTGAGCCGCGCCCTGGGGATCGCGCTGATGGCGGGCCTTGCGATTATCATTTTGCAACGGCCGCTGTTTTTTCTGTCGTTCCTTGTGTCCCCCGCCAGCGCCGAGGTCGAAAGCCTTGCGCGCAGCTATATGGGCATCCGCGTCTGGTCGGCCCCTGCGCTGATCGCTATCTATGCCATCACCGGCTGGCTGATCGCCGCAGAACGCACCCGCGCGGTGCTGGCGATCCAGCTATGGATGAATGGTCTTAATATCGCGCTGGACCTGTGGTTTGTGCTGGGGTTTGAATGGGGCGTCGAAGGGGTCGCGCTGGCCACTTTGATCGCCGAGTGGAGCGGGGTGGCGCTGGGCCTGTGGTTCTGCCGCGCCGCGTTCCAGACACCGGCATGGCGGGACTGGTCCCGCGTTACGGATCCGACCAAGCTGCGCCGTTTTGCCCAAGTGAACAGCGATATCCTGCTGCGTTCGCTCTTGTTGCAGGCGATTTTCGTCAGCTTCCTGTTTTTTGGTGCACGCTTTGGCGATGTGACGCTGGCCGCCAATCACATCCTCTTGCTGTTCCTCAATATCACCGCCTACGCGATGGATGGCTTGGCGTTTTCCGCTGAAACCCTGGTCGGGCAGGCGTTGGGGGCCGGTCGGCGTGCAGCCCTGCGCCGTGCCGCCGTGCTGACCAGCATTTGGGGCTTTGGTGTCGGGCTGGTTTTGGCGGTGGTGTTCCTGGTGGCGGGCGGCGCAATCATTGACATCATGACCACCGCACCCGAGGTCCGCGCGGCGGCCCGCATCTATCTGCCCTATATGATCCTTGCTCCGATCCTTGGGGCTGCGGCCTGGATGCTGGACGGCATTTTCATCGGCGCGACCCGCACTGCCGATATGCGCAATATGATGTTTATATCGGCAGTGATCTATTTTGCCGCCGTGCTGGCACTGATGCCCGCTTTGGGAAATCACGGCCTGTGGGTTGGCTTTTTGATCAGCTTTGTGGCGCGCGGGGTGACTTTGGGGTGGCGCTATCCGGCGTTGGAACGGGCGGTCGATTAA